The genomic window TACTGTGTTAACCTCCACTTAAGTGattgagggaagagagagagacaggagatGATGTTGATGAGGGAGAGCATGCCATGCTGACAGTGTAGGATGAGTGAATCCTCTGCCacactttctcagggtccatcgcATCATCCATTCCCGAGGATGCAGACAAAGgcaagggatcacgaaagaaatctgtgatctggcgGCATTTTCAAATCATGGAGGACCCGCACTTTGCTCATTGTAACTATTGTGCAAAGGAGATCAGCTGAAGGAAGAAAGTGGGCTGTTTAAGTAATGCTGGGATGCGCCATCACGTGAAGAAGCAGCATCTCCTTCAATATGCAGTTGGGACTGGTAGTAGCAGTACTCAGGGGGCCCCTTCTGCAAGCCAGAGGACACtatttgaaaaggggatgagtGTTCCTCAAGCTGCTTCCAAGCATTTGGCTCTTTCTACTAAGGTGGAAGACCAGAACcaaaaactaataagagaaaatattttttatttttactcaattcataattaagctcttgaattcattgccagaggatgtagtaaaagttgttagtgtagctgaatttaaaaatggtttggacaagttactgggGGAAAAGGCCATAAAcgattattaaggtggagttgcagaaatccagtgCTTatttctgggataagcagcattaAACCTATCTACGCTTTGGAACCTACCACATAGTTGTGACCTTGATTGtacactgttagaaacaggataacagacctttggtctgacccatttggaaaatcttatgtttttatgtagatGTTTACTCatttttgtatgcacatttttggaGTGTTAAATTCCTTGCTCAAGGAGGAATAAGGATATGCACACAACTGCACATTAACATACATTTGTATGCAAAATATTGACTTTTTAAATGAGATCGTAGAAAAGATTTCCTTCTGATAGCACTTCCATGCAGAAGTTGCTCTGTACTTTGGACCACTGGACAAATACTCCAGTAtcagctaaacttttcagcaaGTCATTTGCAGTGATCTGTGATTTCTGTTTTACAGATATGACCAGTTTTGGGGCCGTTCTATCAAAGATTTCTCTTGGGCTTCCAGATCTTGCCTTTACTTCTATTCACAtaaagattcattgaaacatacaatttgaccaggtGTGTCTATTATCTAAATTATCAATATTTTGTTTTGCCTGCTTTTGTTTATGTCAGAAAGGGGTGGGGTTGGAGGCAGAATAGGTTAGGAAGATAAAAAACCATACATACATTGCACTTGCTTTAAAGCACCTTCCCCTTAAGTCCTTCGTGTTTTTCTCTGATATAAAATCCCTGAAATTGTAAAGTCCTATTGTTTCTGTCTCCTTGGTCAAACTCTGAGATCTCTCTTTATTTAACTGACACCAGCACCCCACCACCACCCATTGTAATGCAACTCACAACAAGCTAGTTTATACGGTAACATCATGTCTAGCTCATTCTTTATTATGTAAAACCAATGAAAGTCCATTATTTCTTAATTGATCTGATGAATGGAGCATAGGTCACCAAAGGAAGTTGAAAACATATTGTTTatgcaataaaaatatatcacctacaaaatatttgctgatttttatttCTACTTATGCAAGTCAACTAATATGGCAACCATATTGAAAGGTATAGTAAGTAAATACTATTTGTACAATGATCCTTTGCAAGCTACTAGAATATATTTCTCTATTGCTTTCTTCAGGGAGCTTTTAACTTCCTTGTTCCTCAGGCTATATATCATGGGGTTAAGCACGGGAATCACAATGGAATATATGGTGGACACCATGCTGTCCATTTTGTGTGTGGAACTGGATGCAGGTCTCAGATACATGAAGATCAGAGCTCCATAGTACAAGGCAACAACAGTGATATGGGAAGCACAGGTAGAAAAGGCTTTGCGCCTCCCCTCAGCTGAAGGGATCCTCAGAATGGCTGCAGTGATGTAGACATAGGAGATAAGAATAAGTATCAAGCAGCAAATCCCAAAAAAAATAGCAGAGGCAGACCTCAGGATTTTATTTAGATAGGGGTCACTGCAAGAGAGTTTGACCAATGGTTGGATTTCACAGTACATTCGGTCTATCCCATTGGGTCCACAATAAGGTAAAAGAGTCACAGGGAATGTTTGCAGCACAGAGTTCAGAACACCACAGAACCAGCACATGGCTGCCAAACCTAGGCATACTTGCTTGTTCATAATGAGCATGTAGCGCAAAGGGACACAGATTGCAACGTATCGGTCATAGGCCATCACTGTAAGCATGAGGCACTCTGTGGTTGCACACAAGGTAAAAAGATACGTTTGGGCAAAACACGCAGATGAAGAGATAGTGTTTGAGTTCATCCGAAGGCTCGCCAGTATGTTTGGCATGGTGATAGATGTGTAGCTCATTTCCAGGATAGATAAGttgctgaggaagaagtacatgggggtTTGGAGGCGAGAGTCCATGGCAATAGCAGTAATGATAAGAGAATTACCCAGCAAGGTCATCAGGTAAAGAGTGAGGAACAATACAAAGAATTCAGCCCGCAGCTGTGGGTACGTGGACAAGCCTAGGAGCAGGAACTCATTCACCCTAGTTTCATTCAGCATTGCCTGAGAGTAGAGGACAACAAAGCAACCAGGAGCTGGAGAAAGAATTGCAGAGAATATTAGATTTAAAGGCTAAGAAAGTATCCTTAATACAGAATAAGACATctcaggaggaagggaaagaaggcAAGACAATATGGGGTGCGTAGGGTGGGGGTTATCTAGATTTAAGGAGTAAGCCCATGAATTTCCAACTGTGTTATTTATGTGACTTTTAAGGGTATAATTGCTTTTATGTCTTTTTTTGCCTGGAGTCAACTTCTTCAGTTTCTTGC from Rhinatrema bivittatum chromosome 3, aRhiBiv1.1, whole genome shotgun sequence includes these protein-coding regions:
- the LOC115088686 gene encoding olfactory receptor 2A12-like encodes the protein MASKEVTEGAYVVTDVESTKLGESIPAEYVADMEHSYFYVTRWLDTLHGWTLALSPQMRVYPLVGSLTTSDMNTARSAIRDIPDLSWSSAQMDYMSKGLSVWEKYEDMFNQEMGALYSDPNSLPVFCHMFIQTLPDKLRNTLTSLVGLADMHWAQMNSHILHHVHKFEEAREKPQEELVKAQAKVCVLQLRGFEGQKVSEQNTRESEDPSFFISLLGLAILKGGDLEDKDTQWIEILNLDPGIGKEIGEFGNVRKEAPGCFVVLYSQAMLNETRVNEFLLLGLSTYPQLRAEFFVLFLTLYLMTLLGNSLIITAIAMDSRLQTPMYFFLSNLSILEMSYTSITMPNILASLRMNSNTISSSACFAQTYLFTLCATTECLMLTVMAYDRYVAICVPLRYMLIMNKQVCLGLAAMCWFCGVLNSVLQTFPVTLLPYCGPNGIDRMYCEIQPLVKLSCSDPYLNKILRSASAIFFGICCLILILISYVYITAAILRIPSAEGRRKAFSTCASHITVVALYYGALIFMYLRPASSSTHKMDSMVSTIYSIVIPVLNPMIYSLRNKEVKSSLKKAIEKYILVACKGSLYK